From Anopheles coluzzii chromosome 3, AcolN3, whole genome shotgun sequence, the proteins below share one genomic window:
- the LOC120958182 gene encoding alpha-protein kinase 1 isoform X2 has protein sequence MMNNSSGDEQVECPLCMEPLEVDDLNFYPCTCGYQICRFCWHRIRTDENELCPACRKAYPENPADFTPLSQEQIAAFKAEKRQRDQQRRAKISENRKHLANVRVVQKNLVFVVGLPPRLADPEILKKHEYFGKYGKIHKVVINPSTTYAGVQGPSASAYVTYINNNDALRAIQSVNNIMIDGRLIKTSLGTTKYCSHFMKNQTCPKPDCMYLHELGDQEASFTKEEMHQGKHQEYEKRLHDAMQAQLGLTSAAGGHGSNGSGSAAATAATAASSGGGTATAAPTAGLVSSTAAAVVAASATTAAAAVAAGTTAVNGNSAGNKENSNRSDRKHETKSRSKGGKNKQQQQQQQQQHNNKNSHDNSSNHKDSTSNVTSANGVVAAAKGGSAALVNGKGSKASNGKQQQRNGASNAPEAHEHAIVNGNSKEAQNNSKNLKQQQREREREQREQQSLLKGSSDSGEQQQQQQQKQQQPPQSKKREANGTSNGPTATSISNGNANGNGHIINNDLDDDDDELDFEDLDNDALSSDNDGKTDSPSLSSSASSRNGVDSETASGKSTPGAFVDTLNNGDSNVIDAGASVGDAVASKTDACETNAIPAATDGDAADSNRSSSSPSSSSSMGDEKADSESTAPVASSSSTTTSLYGGLDDGTDTTAAVISATMGKLSVTDTTASNGGIMNHKFANELIDLSARYGKLESILDDNSSFFSYNTFDPYGKPSAAGSTDLGVDSGSGNQSVGLTSSQLPDLLSGTNDTNEQHAKELLKNMGNLQQQQQQQQHQQHHQLQQHQHQQHLLQQVARFQQQLSAGLIGNGDSSMIGGAGDELDPALTKCLLRQKYMVEDQQEEWLRLHQQQQQQQQQLQQQQQQEQQKRNHLNNGLNGLPPFHNFNEFGTNDFWHKTYAMRNNFLSQQQQQQQQQQQQQQHQQQQRLHTDMSQMYGNANMSKLNKFFDFHKNQQQQQQQQQQQQQFLLNGQNSLPQQALDMNLLALENSRLNNHFLDQHNENLLSSQQLHKQRLLNLGAHNPLLNGGDRSMPQHKASVAAAAAAAAASQAQQSGSRTQSQPQSQYPQNPTADDDLGFDPFLETQKALAELMNDEMNQQQLPQSGSNHSKVLENVQQQQQQQQQQQQQQQQQQHQQQHQQQQRTRMPPPGFNHMNAFGFGVPRAQGSKILPFMNGGMQMPNGQQPQQPPQNGNWNQQVQQPFLGYQQNEHMAQPQNGLNKAAYGNNLTDWTSMDPAIVSYRQFSFMNGPNQPAGGDLFLNAQQQQQQQQQMNQQQNLQPGQGFGHHGLNLQSNLMGQQQQQQQQQQQANPQLNFSHVNIINNERNVFMYEVANCGFPNGFDKYSIPMPPGFQNNVPGNNKQKTECIN, from the exons ATGATGAACAACAGCAGCGGCGATGAGCAGGTCGAGTGTCCACTGTGCATGGAGCCGCTAGAGGTGGACGATCTGAATTTCTACCCCTGTACCTGTGGATATCAG ATCTGTCGCTTTTGCTGGCACCGGATCCGCACGGACGAAAACGAGCTGTGCCCGGCGTGCCGGAAGGCGTACCCGGAAAACCCGGCCGACTTTACGCCCCTGTCGCAGGAGCAGATTGCGGCGTTCAAGGCGGAGAAGCGGCAGCGGGACCAGCAGCGGAGGGCGAAGATTTCCGAAAACCGCAAACACCTGGCGAACGTGCGGGTGGTGCAGAAGAACCTGGTGTTTGTCGTGGGGTTGCCGCCCAGATTGGCCGATCCGGag ATTCTGAAGAAACATGAATACTTCGGAAAGTATGGTAAGATCCATAAAGTGGTCATCAACCCTAGTACAACGTATGCCGGTGTGCAG GGTCCCTCGGCGTCGGCGTACGTGACgtacatcaacaacaacgacgCGCTGAGGGCGATCCAAAGCGTTAACAACATCATGATCGATGGTCGACTGATAAAGACGAGCTTAGGTACGACGAAGTACTGTAGCCACTTTATGAAAAACCAAACCTGTCCCAAGCCGGACTGCATGTACTTGCACGAGCTCGGCGACCAGGAGGCTAGCTTTACGAAGGAG GAGATGCACCAAGGGAAGCATCAAGAGTACGAGAAGCGGCTGCACGATGCCATGCAGGCGCAGTTAGGTCTGACGTCTGCAGCAGGAGGGCATGGCAGCAACGGCAGTGGTAGTGCGGCGGCAACGGCAGCGACGGCGGCGTCCTCTGGCGGTGGTACGGCCACCGCGGCCCCGACCGCCGGCCTGGTGTCGtcgacggcggcggcagtgGTGGCGGCGTCGGCGACgacggcagcggcggctgTTGCGGCGGGAACAACTGCAG TTAATGGGAATAGCGCCGGCAACAAGGAAAACTCGAACCGAAGCGACCGAAAGCACGAAACGAAATCTCGCTCGAAAGGAGGCaaaaacaagcagcagcagcagcaacagcagcaacaacacaacaacaaaaatagtcACGACAATTCCAGTAATCATAAAGATAGTACAAGCAACGTGACTAGTGCCAacggtgttgttgctgctgcgaagGGAGGCAGTGCGGCGTTGGTAAACGGCAAAGGAAGCAAGGCTTCGAacggaaagcagcagcagcggaacgGTGCTAGCAACGCCCCAGAAGCTCACGAGCATGCGATTGTGAACGGTAACAGCAAGGAGGCACAGAACAATAGCAAAAacctgaagcagcagcagcgcgaacGCGAACGGGAACAGCGGGAGCAGCAATCCCTGCTCAAGGGAAGCAGTGATAgcggcgagcagcagcaacagcagcagcagaaacagcagcaaccaccaCAGAGCAAAAAGCGAGAAGCTAACGGCACCAGCAATGGCCCCACGGCGACCAGCATTAGCAATGGGAACGCAAATGGAAACGGCCATATTATCAATAATGATctggacgatgacgatgacgagcTGGACTTTGAGGATCTGGACAATGACGCACTGTCGTCGGACAATGATGGCAAAACGGATTCGCCTTCGTTAAG tAGTTCGGCTTCCTCCCGGAACGGAGTGGACAGTGAGACGGCTAGTGGTAAGAGCACCCCCGGTGCGTTTGTCGATACGCTTAACAATGGTGACAGCAATGTGATAGACGCTGGTGCATCCGTCGGTGACGCTGTCGCCAGTAAGACCGACGCATGTGAAACGAATGCCATACCAGCCGCCACCGATGGGGACGCCGCGGATTCGAACCGCAGCTCCTCGTCGCCATCGTCGAGCTCGTCGATGGGCGATGAAAAGGCGGACAGCGAAAGTACTGCCCCGGTCGCCTCCTCATCCTCGACTACAACCTCGTTGTACGGTGGGCTGGACGATGGTACGGATACCACCGCGGCCGTGATCAGTGCGACGATGGGCAAACTGTCCGTCACTGACACGACCGCCAGCAACGGTGGTATCATGAATCACAAGTTTGCCAACGAACTGATCGACCTGAGCGCGCGCTACGGTAAGCTGGAAAGCATACTGGACGACAATAGTAGCTTCTTCTCGTACAACACGTTCGATCCGTACGGCAAGCCGAGTGCGGCTGGCAGCACGGACCTGGGCGTGGACAGTGGTAGCGGTAATCAGAGCGTTGGTTTGACCTCTTCGCAACTTCCCGATCTCTTGAGCGGTACAAACGACACAAACGAACAGCACGCAAAggagctgttgaaaaacatgggaaatcttcagcagcagcagcagcagcagcaacatcagcaacaccaccagcttcagcagcatcagcatcagcagcacctTCTGCAGCAAGTCGCCcgcttccagcagcagctctctGCCGGGCTTATCGGCAACGGTGATAGTAGCATGATTGGCGGTGCGGGCGATGAGCTCGACCCAGCCCTCACCAAATGCTTACTGCGGCAGAAGTACATGGTGGAGGATCAGCAGGAGGAGTGGCTTCgtctgcaccagcagcaacagcagcagcaacagcagctgcagcagcaacagcaacaggagCAACAGAAACGCAACCACCTGAACAATGGACTGAATGGACTACCGCCATTCCATAATTTTAACG AATTTGGAACGAATGATTTCTGGCACAAAACATATGCTATGCGAAACAACTTCCTaagccagcagcaacagcagcaacagcagcagcagcagcagcagcaacaccagcaacagcaaaggcTACACACAGACATGAGCCAGATGTACGGAAATGCAAACATGTCCAAGTTGAACAAGTTCTTCGATTTCCACAaaaaccagcaacagcagcaacagcagcagcagcagcagcagcaattttTACTCAATGGACAAAATTCACTCCCGCAGCAGGCGCTTGACATGAACTTGCTAGCGCTGGAAAACAGCCGTTTGAACAACCATTTCCTTGATCAACACAACGAAA ATTTGTTAAGCTCCCAGCAGCTCCACAAGCAGCGGCTGCTTAACCTTGGCGCTCACAATCCGCTCCTGAACGGTGGAGATCGTTCCATGCCGCAGCACAAGGCATCGgtagcggcggcagcagcagcagcagctgcttcgCAGGCGCAACAGTCGGGCAGCAGAACCCAATCGCAGCCGCAGTCACAGTATCCCCAAAACCCGACCGCCGACGATGACCTTGGGTTCGATCCGTTCCTGGAAACCCAGAAGGCACTGGCCGAGCTGATGAACGATGAAATgaatcagcagcagctgcctCAGAGCGGCTCGAACCACAGCAAGGTGCTAGAGAatgttcagcagcagcagcagcagcaacagcagcagcaacagcaacagcagcagcagcagcaccaacaacagcatcaacaacagcaacgtaCCCGCATGCCACCGCCTGGCTTCAACCACATGAACGCTTTCGGATTTGGTGTACCACGGGCACAAG GCAGCAAAATTCTACCCTTCATGAACGGTGGTATGCAAATGCCGAATggacagcagccgcagcagccgccgcagaACGGCAACTGGAATCAGCAGGTGCAGCAACCCTTCCTAGGATATCAGCAAAATGAGCACATGGCTCAGCCGCAGAACGGACTCAACAAAGCAG CGTATGGCAATAATCTCACCGACTGGACGTCGATGGACCCGGCTATCGTTTCTTACCGTCAGTTCTCATTTATGAACGGACCAAACCAACCGGCCGGGGGTGATCTGTTTCTGAACgctcagcaacagcagcaacagcagcagcagatgaatCAGCAGCAAAATCTTCAACCTGGACAAG GTTTCGGACACCATGGTCTCAACTTGCAGTCGAACCTGATGggtcaacagcagcaacagcagcagcaacaacaacaagcaaatCCACAG CTTAACTTTTCTCATgtcaacatcatcaacaacgAGCGAAACGTTTTCATGTACGAAGTAGCCAACTGCGGTTTCCCGAACGGCTTCGACAAGTACTCGATCCCGATGCCACCGGGCTTTCAGAACAACGTCCCCGGCAACAACAAGCAGAAAACCGAATGCATCAACTAA